The Acipenser ruthenus chromosome 15, fAciRut3.2 maternal haplotype, whole genome shotgun sequence genomic sequence CTCCAGGAACACCTCCCGCTCACAGATGTAACACCAGACCCGGAATGTGGTCAGATTCACCGTCAGGTTGTGCTTTTTAGCCTGAAGAAACAAAGCAACCAACAGACAAAATGACTTTACAGTACTTGCTTGCTAAAGCATCTGGTCTGCAAAACACTGATCAGAATGCATGAACGTTTTCTGTGCAGGATGCAGCTCCAGAGAGCCCACAGTGGAGCGCTTACCTGTGCGTGGAAAGTGCTGTGATCAGCATAAGACTCTCCGCAGCCTACATAGGGACATCCACTCTGCAGAGCGACACAGATAAAAACGTACACATGAATACCACCCTCAGTGAGTACGTGTCTGAAATATCACACAGTTATCCTAACagattatttatgatctttagaATCGCTGTGTACATCAGTAAGAAgtaccaaaaataataaatgcagtatTTCTTGCATCCACTGGGATACAGTTGCAGGGGGGATGGGTTaacggttacactctggtgtaccgtCTGAACTTAAAGACAGGTTGAGAGCCCTTTTTAGAACACAAGGGTGCTTAAACTTTGAAGTTTTAAAGTCGCCACGATGGGCTGACAAACTAAGttttatacaaagtgaatctaaagaaggtgaagaatacattagttaagataacagATATTACAGCATCTTTAATTGCCCTTTAAAAGCACCTGTTCCACCTCTATAATTGTTTGTCACTTGCACTATTAAGCAAAATATACTTTGCCTTCAGAAATGAGACAAAGTAATCTGTTATCAATAGTGGTATATTTTAAAAAGGCAGCTCAGCTTTCTAAAAAGTCTTTTAAATTCCCCAGTAATGAGAGGATTAATCGCAGGGGCTGTCCTGCTTAACAAATATTGAACGCATGCCAATGAAAGTATTTCATCCTAGCTAACATATTTCATCATCTCTTAGATCTGAGCCCAAACAGTGCCACGTGCTCACTCTTACATTTCCACATGAGGATTTTTGTAGGACAAATACACAGTGCGTGTTATTATATATGTATTGATACAGTATCAGACTAATGGCAAGCCCAGAATTGTGGGGGTCAAGGGTCCACCCAAGCTTTCCAGCAGCTGACACTGATGACATATGCAATGTAACAAACAGTACATTTTGGTGAATTGGTATTACTTTTTATGTTGCAACCTCAAATAAAGATGAAGACACAGTAGCACAATACAATGAAAAGTATGGGTTCAGTGTGTTTGAGATAATCTGCAGTTGACTGTTTTGTAACATACTGGGTGCCTCCTCTAAAGACCTTCCTAGCCTAGCACTGTTTTGCTAACGGGTAATAAAAGACAGTACCTGCAGACAAGCCCAGAGGTTTGGTCCAGCAGCCCCACACGACTGGCATGTTCCCTAGAGCACAGAGAAAGATATCAAACACTTTCAGACCGCTTACAGCCTGCAAGCAATTAACATGAGCAATATAATGAATGCATCCCTTTCACATCTCGAGGAACAGCATCCTTCACTGGAGTTACAAATATAGAATGTAACGCTATGGTTAAAAGTGTTACAGCATCGCcctagtttttattattattattgttctcaATCCCTGAAATCCTAGGCGATGCCATAGCTGTATAGAGCATGCACTCAAATAAATATAGAATTGGTATTTTGTgtaaacatacatttacagtCTGACTGACTTTTCACTGCTATAGAACACAGTGAACATGCATAGTACATGAAAAAGGCACAGAGCCTTTTTTAATATGCCGACAGttattataatatacattttaatgacCTTGGATTTGCGTAATAAATCCTCCTTGGTGACTTCCCCTATAGAATCCAGGTGGGTACAAAAATCGGCTATTTCCGTCATCTTCTCAGAATTTTACCTGGAGagattaaatgaataaataaccaaataaaaGTAGGATTAGCTGAATGATAAATAAAAGGCAGCTGTTTCAACCAGTAGGATTTTTGACAGCTGCTACACAAGAAATGCCTATAGTATACAACGACCCTCTTCCCTTTCTCAAACTTAAGAAACTGGACCTCATAAAGACGTAGATGGCTCTGGTCaccataaataaaaagaaaaaaaaaaaaagtcaccagaAAACCACGTTTCTGCTCCCACACCAGAATCACAGAGCTTATTGCTCAAACGAATCAAGCTTTTATTTTAGATACCCATTTAAATACCGTGCAGATTGAAGCGGCTATTTCTGGTTTACAATACCAGGTTCTCACGCCTGTAATCCCCAACACACAGTAGTATTAAATGAGAAAACCGGTCTACGTTTTTGGTGCAGCTTGATGGCGCCGCCAGTGCTACTGTAAATACATTCTCCCGAGATACATCTGTGTCACATCCCTTGACGTTGTAGCATTTGTACAAATAAATGCAACAATATCAATAGTATTCTTTAATATTACAGCTACTAACTACAGTGAAGATAGTGTGCGGTTATGTACAAGGCATGCACAACCCCAATTCATTTCAATGATATACAAACGTAAACAAACATTAAATATTAACGGTATTTCATTGCGTGTTTCCATGATCCCACTACTAAGGATAACGCCTTAGTCATCATATACTAGAGATTTCCATCACTGAAGCTCATTTGAGTGGGATTTCggtatattaacaaaaaaaaacccgcaatatctaaaaagaaaaaaaaaatgatataaaaactATAAACGTTATGCTGTGTATGTGTACGGGTATGGTATATATTTAGCCTATAGTTTGTTGACATTGCAGTGGTGGTAGCACAGACCTTTTTCCAGCGCAAGAAAAACACTGTATTACGTGAATGCCATATACAGAAAGCACGTTATAGGCACATTATTACACATTGCATAAAAACGTTATATTGCGTCAGTGTTTATCGTTAAGGAAAAGATAACACGCCCATCGTTATAGCTACTAGGTTACAGGTAAGGTTTTAAAGATACAGCATTCGCCAGGTTgtgcattaaaaaatacataaaccatACGGACTACATAAACAAATCGGATTTTTTTTCAGCGAAACATGCCTGTTAATCAGCTCGGGCTGACAGTGACATACAAGCAGAAAATTCCCTGCTGCAGTCAGAGCTACATCCACAGGCCCTCTCACGACTCTGcacaggagaaaataaaaaacctccgattaaaattatacaaaatatgCACGCACATAACACTCCCACTAATTGGTAAGGTATAATTACCTCCACCTGGCAGTTTGAAAACGAAGTCCGGGAACATTAAAATAGATGAAAAAaacgtaaaataaaaaacatagggGTCTGAGATCGCAAGAGCTCTACAGTATGTTCGTCCTCTTCAGCTGTGTTATTAATCACGCTTCCTACAGCGATGCGAGTTATTTGCTGTGGGCTATGCAGGATTGGAAACCGAAGATTCAATTCACAGCTCCTGTTGTATTCGTTTGTTCTTTTCTGGTGTTGTTTAAAAAGTTGTCTTTCAATTATTTATATTctattttgtaatttatatttgcCAACTGCTGCGTCATTTCTTGACGTAATAAAAAACTAATCCGCAAGAAATTATACTGCGCTCAATCTAGAATCGTGTTTACAGCTATAGTTTATAACACCAAGGGATATATCATTCATCAATGTAATTATAGTGTTGTTCGCATCTCCTGAGTCTGTACAGTGCAGCCCAAATAAACACATCAACTGTTACATAAAATGATGACCAGCGTGAGTCAGAAGAAATAATTAATAGGATTGAACACATTCACTGGTTTTTGTTAAGAACAACTTTTGCAAACTGCAGCTTCTCCAAACGTTCTTGAACTTCTGCTTGAGTTCTGGCGTGGCCACTGTGGTCCAGGGATGTCCGTAGATTGCATTAGCTTTTACCAATTACacccttaacccattaagtgcaaTTCTCctaatttgaggacaggctactttatACTTATTTAGAGCATTTTTAATTGTCATTTACATAATGGGTTAAGTGATACATGAAAAACAAGCGATGCTCAAGAGACTATCGAGTGGTTTTGGGAAACACACCTCAAGATAGATCAGAAGCGGTTGCATCttattagaaataataattaatgaagaCACACGTTATCGGGATACCCCAGCCCCTCCCCTACTGTGCAATTAGTTTCATTGAAGATTATAGACAGCAATCAAATAAAGAGTTTATAAAGAATTGCTGTAATCTATACAACAAATGTGACTTAAATTTATTGTTTCTCTTCGCTTTTGaaccaagcattttttttttaacataaaatagCCTCATTCATACAGTTATACTGAGAAATCTTAAAACAGCACAATGGCatttataaatgcattatttatttgtaatgagtGAACTGGTGCATGATGAAACTGTTTAAACTGCGTGAAAGTATATTAGgctctttttaatattttatcatgtatttattttaccaggTAAGAGTTTGTTGCGGTAGATACCTCTTTAGTGACCTGGTGATTCATATTCCTTCTGGAAATTGCTTCCTCATTTTGGTTACCTTATGTGGCCCTTCTCTACCACTTATCTATATAATATAAAAGCAAACTCTTCTGTGGCCACACGTATAACCCCAACATTTCGTGGACTAGGGGAAGCGGTTTTAGATATCTCGCCGTTCAGACTGCacatacaaagtaaaataaaatatttctgcCCTTCTGAGGTCAAATTGAATTCTACTCGACTTCAGAGCGCTTACACGCTTAGTGACGTAAAATAGCGCCGGACGTTCTCTTTTCTGCGTCATCAAAACGTCCCACTCTGGAGAAAAACAAAGCAACGGTGTACAGACACAAATATTTTGAATTTGGTTGTTTAACATAAATACTATTATAATGCCTCCTGGTAAAAATTTTAGAAGAAGGAGAGCGGATTCAGATGACGAGGAAGATGAGCAGACGACAGAAGTAGTACGGTAAACTTATTTGTAATAATATTTAGTGGCAGTGCGTGTTGTTTGCGCTTTCAATAAATAAAGAGTGCACATCCTTTCATGAGGCAGATGGTATTAAGTGTCAGTCATCAGATAACTGTCGAAATCAGGTAGGCTGCTTAATTAACAGCACGTTTAGTATTTTGTTGTACATTAATTATTGGAGTGACCCATTCACGTGTCGAGACGGTTTGTGTTGTTTAGATAGTTACTAACAACCTGCCAGGTAACACTTTCTTCAGCTACCTATGACTCGTCTCCGctaatgcaaaaataattttgcggttcacaggtccaaagtggatGAAGCGAAGGAAGTGCAGAGTCTCCGGAAAAGGCAACACGGTGTGAGGTAAGAGGGGAAGACgtgtttttaaaaccacaaaatacGAGTCTGCTTGTCAgttaaacaatatgttttatcAAAGGCAGAACAGGACCCAGTCTTCTCGTTTCTCCCTTGCAAGAATGTTCCagaatatatttgttatttacgTCTTACCGAGTAATGGTAAGGTCCCATAGGAGAAAGGGGATCTTGGAATTAAGAATGATCATTTTACTTGGAGGAGCAGTACGAGACAGTAAAGGCTGCTGTCCGAGACCCTAGTTGACACTATTCTTGGACTTACCTGATGTTGATTTAGGTAAAGTAGTCTAAGATTAGTGATAATCCGTGTATGTgaagtgtttaaaaaatacaataaaataaaacgacATGTGACAGTTTCTTCTCTCCTCAGTGTGGCTGCCTTGTTGGTGGGTGAGAAGCTGCCGTTGGAAGCAGAGATTGAGGTGTGTACAAGCAGGACTTAACTGCGTCTGTCTTTTGAGAGAGGAAAAAAGAGGTTGTCCTTCTGTAACTAGAAGACTGTTTACCAAATGGACATATGAAGCGCTGGCAAGGTATTCAAGTCACAGGCCAACATTTTGTGCAGGAATGCAAGAAGCTACTAATGAAGGTCAAACAGTACACCACAATAGAACTGGCCTGTGATACAGAATGTTGAAAAGGTTACTAATAACTGATTGGAGAATTATACCATATCTACGTTGTGTGTAGTGGTGCCATATTAACTGGAACCTGTtattacaatactgtatttgGAATTAATAGTTGAGCAATTGCAGATTATAATAATTGATTTATGATTTGTTACTAAACGTTTTGGACTTGGttccaaataaatgtatttttttccctgtACAGCATGACCCTTTTAAATTAAAGACAGGAGGCGTTGTGGATATGAAGAAGGTTAAAGACAGGAACAGAGACATGTAAGTCTTATGTAAAATAGCTTTACGACCACCTccccaaaaataaaatgttattactgAGCAGTTGTCTCAAAACTGTAAAAGCTAGCTGTACCTTTCATTTTACAGATATAGTGACGTGAGGTGTTTAAGTGCTATTTTGAATTTAGAGTATTGCACGTGTCGGaaacattatataaatatattcttcTTCCCAGGACTGAAGATGAGACAGACCTGAACCTGGGGACCTCATTCTCTGCAGAAACAAATTGTCGTGATGAGGATGCTGACATGTACGTTTTATGAGCTGTCGATGCCTACAACACATCTGCATGCCACCATTTAGTTTGCAATGTAACTGGCCGCTCGTTTTTCAGTTTCAGGGGAGCGGCCACAGAGTTTATGAGACATAGGCACAGAAAATACTTTGGAATACTACATTGTTACTAGTCGGAATACAGTTTATATTGCCATACAGCATTCATACACAACTAACCCTGAGCATTAAGAAAATGGTATTACAGAAAAAGCCAATCCATGTTCTGGAACTGTGCCTAGCTAGAATATTAGTGAAGGAAGGATTCTTGTTGCAAGCTGTATATACAAGGACTAAGAGTTGCAGGGATGGGACAGCACAGTACATTTATTTCTGGTTTAGCTGTATTGATCTGAGGATTTCACACTGTGGCAGAAGCCCTTTTTGTAAAGTCGCCTTCTCTCCAAATGAAATTCCCTGCAGGATGAAGTACATCGAGACAGAGCTGAGGAAGAAGAAAGGGCAGGTGGAGGCAGAGGAGCAGAAGGTGAAGGTGAAGAATGCAGAGGATCTTCTCTACGAGCTTCCCGAGAACATCAGAGTCACGTCCGCCAAGAAGACCGAGGAAATGCTGTCCAATCAGATGCTGAGTGGCATTCCGGAGGTCGACCTCGGAATTGAGTAAGCAAGCAGCCCAAAACAGCAAGTTCTCATGGCAGCCTTTATAGAAAAGTGTTAACGTCCATCCATGAACAATTTATACTATGTATGCAAAGGTACAGGTATGGCCTTTGCATTCTATGTTCTagtattattaaacaaaaaagcaaacaacTCTCTTCTTTCAGAATTATATTGTTAAGATTTGTCAAATGTTTTAACAATTGTCAGCGGGGAGATGACTTAGAAGGAGGAATGGGTTAATAAGAGGAATACCAAGACCCAGTTGTGGTCTGAACTGGCCCTACCAAGGACTTGCAGTCTGTTTTCCTTGTTCTGTTTCAGTGCAAAGATAAAGAATATAATCACCACAGAGGAGGCAAAGGCAAAACTCCTGGCGGAGCAGAGGAATAAGAAAAAAGACAACGGCACTTCCTTCGTGCCCACAAACATCGCCGTGAACTACGTGCAACACAACCGCTGTAAGCATTTCgcattgtcttttattcaatGTATTGCAAAGCTCTACATTTACACTAAGATTTGAAAGATTACCTTTGAAGCTGCTAAAAGCTGACAGGTGAGGCTTTGACTAGTCTCATATGGAGATAAATGCATTGTACGAAAGCCAGAATGGCAAACGTATTTGTATTTTAACCTAAATTATTTGCATCTTTTTTTAGTCTATCGTGAAGAAGTTAATGCACCAGCGAAAAGGAACAGAGAGGAACCCAAAGCCCGGCCCCTGCGCGTGGGAGACACTGAGAAACCAGAACCTGAACGTAAGTAACGTTTATCCAGTGTACTATGATCAATACATCCAAACGGCTTTGGAGCAGGACTGCTTTTTAGGAAATGACCATTCATGAGTAAAGTTATTACAGCCTGCCACCACAATCGCTCTGACCTGAACCCCTTCTCGTTTCTCACCAGAATCTCCTCTAATCCGCAAGCGGCCAGCCAACGAGAAGGCCACTGACGATTACCATTACGAGAAGTTTAAAAAGATGAACAGAAGATACTGAAATGCAGTGATGAGGACACTCCCTGGGAATCTGcacctttctttttattttgtaaagcttTGGTCCCAGTATGCCTACAACAGATCAGTAGTTACGGGATATCTAAGTCTGGTTTTGTGACTCTTTTAGCCCCcttcacacacacagtataaagaAGATTACCaataacattttttgttgttgatactcagtatgtattaaaacaaaatctgtgGGAGAAAGACTTGGTATTGTAATATTACTACATTCTTATACAAACTTGATTCACAAAGATGTTTTCAATATCTTAATGAAATGTCCTTATGTGCTTCATACCAGATATGTCTATTAAGGCAAGGTTACACAGTAACAATGACCATTCCAAGGgcgtttttttaaataaaattgttattctTATTTTGTATGTAGTTTGTATTTCCTTATCTGAAGCACGTAACAGTATGATCACAACCTGCTTAAGTTTTAAGGTTAGACCAAAAATAAAATCCCTCTAACTGTGCAAAAGTAACttgacatttctaaagaaaacatAGGTTTAAAGAAAGAAACAACTTTTAATTCCATGTAATTACTATCACAAACAATGCATGTTGACAGATAACTTTCAGTTTATAACTTAATACACCaggatggttaaaaaaaaataacactacagTGCTTTTTGACAAAGAACTAAACAATATTACATTAGCATTGTTTTACCCCTTTTTTCCCTACAGAACCAAACTGAATCTATACCTTATAGGATCAACCTGTACAGAAAACAGACAGCATGGGACTGCTAAATGTAAATTTCGTGCGGATGGTACATAAGCCCAAACTAAATATAGTGGGCAACAGCCACAAAACAGTCCACGCCAAATACCTGTAAATACGTCTGAAGTAGGACCTTTGTTGAATTTCATTTGTGTGCTATTGTTACCCTATTTGTTCAGTCACCATTC encodes the following:
- the LOC117396992 gene encoding splicing factor C9orf78 homolog, whose protein sequence is MPPGKNFRRRRADSDDEEDEQTTEVVRSKVDEAKEVQSLRKRQHGVSVAALLVGEKLPLEAEIEHDPFKLKTGGVVDMKKVKDRNRDMTEDETDLNLGTSFSAETNCRDEDADMMKYIETELRKKKGQVEAEEQKVKVKNAEDLLYELPENIRVTSAKKTEEMLSNQMLSGIPEVDLGIDAKIKNIITTEEAKAKLLAEQRNKKKDNGTSFVPTNIAVNYVQHNRFYREEVNAPAKRNREEPKARPLRVGDTEKPEPEQSPLIRKRPANEKATDDYHYEKFKKMNRRY